A genomic region of Streptomyces rimosus contains the following coding sequences:
- a CDS encoding APC family permease, which yields MRPPSTDTAGHTGESAPLRRAIGPGLLVLLVVGDILGTGVYAVTGKVAGKVGGALWLPFVIGFGIAVLTAASYVELVGKYPKAAGAALYTQKAFRVPFLTFLVAFMVMCSGLASASAAARAFSGDYLRTLADLPPTPVAVLFVLALAAVNLRGVAESVKANVVLTLVEVSGLLIIIGLGGYAVLTGGGEPARLAELDTGGSGLAVLTGVLGATGLAFFAFVGFEDSVNMAEEAEHPGRDFPRAIFLGVGITGTVYVLVALVSSLLVDHRRLQGSSAPLLEVVHAGGATFPPTVFALMALCAVTNSALINMIMASRLCYGMAGERILPRAVGRVLPGRRTPVVGIALTTLLALGLVLTGEIEGLGDTTAFLLLCVFAVVNVAVLVLRRDRVPHRHFRTPTVFPVLGAAGALLLASPLADRSAEVYVRAAVLVAVGVVLWGVNRLVLRARGE from the coding sequence ATGCGGCCCCCCTCCACGGACACCGCCGGGCACACCGGCGAAAGCGCCCCGCTGCGGCGCGCCATCGGCCCCGGACTGCTGGTCCTGCTGGTGGTCGGGGACATCCTCGGCACCGGCGTCTACGCCGTCACCGGCAAGGTCGCGGGCAAGGTGGGCGGCGCCCTGTGGCTGCCCTTCGTGATCGGCTTCGGCATCGCGGTGCTGACCGCCGCCTCGTACGTGGAACTCGTCGGCAAGTACCCGAAGGCGGCGGGCGCCGCGCTCTACACCCAGAAGGCGTTCCGGGTCCCCTTCCTGACCTTCCTCGTCGCCTTCATGGTGATGTGCTCGGGCCTGGCCTCGGCGAGCGCCGCGGCCCGCGCCTTCAGCGGCGACTATCTGCGCACCCTCGCCGATCTGCCGCCGACCCCGGTGGCGGTGCTGTTCGTGCTGGCGCTGGCCGCGGTGAACCTGCGGGGCGTGGCGGAGTCGGTGAAGGCGAACGTGGTGCTGACCCTGGTCGAGGTGTCCGGGCTGCTGATCATCATCGGGCTGGGCGGCTACGCGGTCCTGACCGGCGGCGGGGAGCCGGCGCGGCTGGCCGAACTCGACACCGGCGGCAGCGGCCTCGCCGTGCTGACCGGTGTGCTGGGCGCCACCGGCCTGGCGTTCTTCGCGTTCGTCGGGTTCGAGGACTCGGTGAACATGGCGGAGGAGGCCGAGCACCCGGGCCGCGACTTCCCGCGCGCGATCTTCCTCGGGGTGGGGATCACGGGCACCGTCTATGTGCTGGTGGCCCTGGTCTCGTCGCTGCTGGTGGACCACCGGCGGCTCCAGGGCTCGTCGGCGCCGCTGCTGGAAGTGGTGCACGCGGGCGGCGCGACCTTCCCGCCCACGGTGTTCGCGCTGATGGCGCTGTGCGCGGTCACCAACTCCGCGCTGATCAACATGATTATGGCCTCGCGGCTGTGCTACGGGATGGCGGGCGAGCGCATCCTGCCGCGCGCCGTCGGCCGCGTCCTGCCGGGCCGCCGTACGCCCGTCGTCGGCATCGCCCTGACCACACTGCTGGCCCTGGGCCTGGTCCTCACCGGCGAGATCGAGGGCCTCGGCGACACCACGGCCTTCCTGCTGCTGTGCGTCTTCGCGGTGGTCAACGTGGCGGTGCTGGTGCTGCGCCGCGACCGGGTGCCGCACCGCCACTTCCGCACGCCGACGGTCTTCCCGGTCCTCGGCGCCGCCGGGGCCCTCCTCCTGGCCAGCCCGCTGGCCGACCGGTCGGCGGAGGTGTACGTACGGGCCGCCGTGCTCGTCGCGGTCGGTGTCGTCCTGTGGGGCGTGAACCGGCTGGTGCTGCGGGCGCGGGGCGAGTAG
- a CDS encoding type III PLP-dependent enzyme domain-containing protein, which produces MSTPPAAPPAPRHRAVAAAVARGLVSPGAPVAGLLDIAGIRRSAAELRAGFEDFAEPGTPVLHAFAVKAASLVPVLRLLAREGLGCEVASPGELALARAAGVPPSRTVLDSPAKTPAELREALALGIAVNADSFGELARLDALTGSAPSASPLGLRVNPQLGGGSIGAMSTATDSSKFGVPLRDEGARDQVVRAFLDRPWLTRLHVHVGSQGMALELMADGVRVLYELAEEINEKAGRTQVTTLDIGGGLPVNFASDEVSPTYHAYARLLHATVPGLFDGRYGLVTEFGRSLLAKHGVVLARVEYTKSAGGRRIAVTHAGAQVATRTVFAPDSWPVRVAAYDAQGRPKAGEPVVQDVAGPCCFAGDLVARDRALPLLEPGDHVALLDTGAYYFSTHFAYNSLPRPGVYGYAPGPDGAPRWATVRAPQEMDELVAESGGAHADALTRLGDPAAPER; this is translated from the coding sequence ATGAGCACTCCCCCCGCCGCTCCGCCCGCCCCGCGCCACCGCGCCGTCGCGGCGGCCGTCGCCCGGGGCCTCGTCAGCCCCGGCGCCCCCGTCGCCGGTCTGCTGGACATCGCCGGAATCCGCCGTTCCGCCGCCGAACTGCGGGCCGGTTTCGAGGATTTCGCCGAGCCCGGCACGCCGGTCCTGCACGCCTTCGCCGTCAAGGCCGCCTCGCTCGTGCCCGTACTGCGCCTGCTCGCGCGCGAGGGGCTGGGCTGCGAGGTCGCCAGTCCCGGTGAACTGGCCCTGGCGCGCGCGGCCGGGGTGCCGCCGTCCCGTACGGTGCTGGACTCCCCGGCCAAGACCCCCGCCGAACTGCGCGAGGCGCTCGCCCTCGGCATCGCCGTCAACGCCGACAGCTTCGGCGAACTCGCCCGGCTGGACGCCCTGACCGGCTCCGCGCCGTCCGCCTCGCCGCTGGGCCTGCGGGTCAATCCGCAGCTCGGGGGCGGCAGCATCGGCGCGATGAGCACCGCGACCGACAGCTCGAAGTTCGGGGTGCCGCTGCGCGACGAGGGCGCCCGTGACCAGGTCGTACGGGCCTTCCTGGACCGCCCGTGGCTGACGCGCCTGCACGTCCACGTCGGGTCCCAGGGCATGGCGCTGGAGCTGATGGCGGACGGGGTGCGCGTGCTGTACGAGCTGGCCGAGGAGATCAACGAGAAGGCCGGGCGCACCCAGGTCACCACACTGGACATCGGCGGCGGGCTGCCGGTGAACTTCGCGTCCGACGAGGTGTCGCCGACGTACCACGCATATGCCCGGCTGCTGCACGCCACCGTGCCGGGGCTGTTCGACGGCCGCTACGGGCTGGTCACCGAGTTCGGCCGGTCGCTGCTCGCCAAGCACGGCGTCGTGCTGGCACGCGTGGAGTACACCAAGTCGGCCGGCGGGCGGCGGATCGCGGTGACCCACGCGGGCGCCCAGGTGGCCACCCGTACGGTCTTCGCGCCGGACTCCTGGCCGGTACGGGTCGCCGCGTACGACGCGCAGGGCCGCCCCAAGGCCGGTGAACCGGTCGTCCAGGACGTGGCCGGGCCCTGCTGCTTCGCGGGCGACCTGGTCGCGCGGGACCGGGCGCTGCCGCTCCTGGAGCCGGGCGACCACGTGGCCCTCCTGGACACCGGCGCGTACTACTTCTCCACCCACTTCGCGTACAACTCGCTCCCCCGGCCCGGGGTGTACGGGTACGCGCCGGGCCCGGACGGCGCGCCGCGCTGGGCCACCGTGCGCGCCCCGCAGGAGATGGACGAACTGGTCGCGGAGAGCGGCGGCGCCCACGCGGACGCGCTCACCCGGCTCGGGGACCCCGCCGCCCCCGAGCGCTAG
- a CDS encoding NAD(P)/FAD-dependent oxidoreductase gives MRYRHVQARPAARRDLPRPPRHPDVIVVGSGIVGAACAEALTRRGLRVTVLDHAPLASGTTARGEGNLLVSDKPPGPELDLALDSSERWPRLLAELDAEGHRPGGPALAERCEYEAKGGLVVALGEAGARALTGFAAAQRAAGVTAYDLGPDEARTREPNLTPGVRAAVHYPQDAQIQPVAAATALLTAVRGRGGTLRSGVRALGVERGADGRVTALRTSAGTLPCGAVVNACGPWAGHFARAAGAPLPVAPRRGLVLVTAPLPPGTVRHKVYDADYVGAVGSGDADLRTSTVVEATRGGTVLIGSSRERTGFQERFRAAVLGELARKATALFPVLGRVPVIRAYGGFRPYTPDHLPVIGPDPRLPGLWHATGHEGAGIGLAPATGELLAQLYAGERPRLDPEPYRVGRPGLVEGEGAQCSA, from the coding sequence ATGCGATACCGGCACGTCCAGGCGAGACCGGCGGCGCGGCGGGACCTCCCGCGGCCGCCCCGGCACCCCGACGTGATCGTGGTGGGCAGCGGCATCGTCGGCGCCGCCTGCGCCGAGGCGCTCACCCGGCGCGGCCTGCGGGTCACCGTCCTGGACCACGCGCCGCTCGCCTCCGGCACCACGGCCCGCGGCGAGGGCAACCTGCTGGTCTCCGACAAGCCGCCAGGACCCGAACTCGACCTGGCGCTGGACTCGTCGGAGCGCTGGCCGCGGCTGCTCGCGGAACTGGACGCCGAGGGGCACCGGCCCGGCGGGCCCGCTCTCGCGGAGCGGTGCGAGTACGAGGCGAAGGGCGGCCTCGTGGTCGCCCTCGGGGAGGCGGGAGCGCGGGCGCTGACCGGCTTCGCCGCCGCGCAGCGGGCCGCCGGCGTCACCGCGTACGACCTCGGCCCGGACGAGGCGCGCACCCGCGAACCGAACCTGACGCCGGGCGTCCGCGCCGCCGTCCACTACCCGCAGGACGCCCAGATCCAGCCGGTCGCGGCGGCCACCGCGCTGCTCACCGCCGTCCGTGGGCGCGGCGGCACGCTGCGGTCCGGGGTGCGGGCGCTCGGCGTGGAGCGCGGCGCGGACGGGCGGGTGACGGCGCTGCGCACCTCGGCCGGGACGCTGCCGTGCGGCGCGGTCGTCAACGCCTGCGGCCCCTGGGCGGGGCACTTCGCGCGGGCGGCGGGCGCGCCGCTGCCCGTGGCGCCGCGCCGGGGCCTGGTGCTGGTCACCGCGCCGCTGCCGCCGGGCACGGTCCGGCACAAGGTGTACGACGCCGACTATGTGGGCGCCGTCGGCAGCGGCGACGCCGATCTGCGGACCTCGACGGTCGTCGAGGCGACGCGGGGCGGGACGGTGCTCATCGGGTCGAGCCGGGAGCGGACCGGTTTCCAGGAACGTTTCCGCGCCGCCGTCCTCGGCGAACTCGCCCGCAAGGCCACCGCGTTGTTCCCGGTGCTGGGCCGCGTCCCGGTGATCCGCGCGTACGGCGGCTTCCGCCCGTACACCCCCGACCACCTCCCGGTGATCGGCCCGGACCCGCGGCTGCCCGGCCTGTGGCACGCGACCGGGCACGAGGGCGCGGGCATCGGACTCGCCCCGGCCACCGGCGAACTCCTCGCGCAGCTGTACGCGGGCGAGCGGCCCCGGCTCGACCCGGAGCCGTATCGGGTGGGGCGGCCGGGGCTGGTGGAGGGGGAGGGAGCGCAGTGTTCCGCGTGA
- a CDS encoding FAD-dependent oxidoreductase — protein MFRVTVDGEEQWARPGQTAASVLLSAGRLSWRTTRGGRPRGVFCGIGVCHDCLVVVNGVPDVRACRRVVVAGDRIETQVGARLPDLAPETLPVAARHVAVPVVVVGAGPAGMAAALAAAGAGARVVLVDDGERPGGQYHRQPADGPARGAAVRAVQEHPRIEWLAGATVWGLEAGGSGSGMAGREDGGSRSGAAGREDGGSAAGTAAGQDGGWTVHVLQGPADAPARTPYTLHADALVLCTGAYDRALPFPGWDLPGVVTAGAAQALAKGQRTAIGRRVVVSGTGPFLLPVTSSLLSVGTRVLGVYEAGTPAAWLRAPVAALRDGGGKFPELLAYAATLARHRVPYRPRRAVVAAHGRDRVEAVTVARLAPDWSVVPGTEHRIEDVDALCVGYGFTPQLELALAAGCALRDGAWVAVGPAQQTSVPGVYAAGEPTGIGGAALAAAEGELAGLAAARWAGAPSGTARRAPAVRRRVLAGRRFARLLAATHPVRPGWRTWPDAETLVCRCEEVPYGQVRTDLLSADGMRTFKLATRVGLGPCQGRICARNAAGLCGPDALPDPQTADRRPIAQPVRLADLAAAGAEAAGTDAASTDAAGTGAASTDAAGPDPVPEPPSGPAPTQP, from the coding sequence GTGTTCCGCGTGACGGTGGACGGTGAGGAGCAGTGGGCGCGGCCCGGCCAGACGGCCGCCTCGGTGCTGCTGTCCGCGGGCCGCCTCTCCTGGCGGACCACGCGCGGCGGCCGTCCGCGCGGTGTGTTCTGCGGCATCGGCGTCTGCCACGACTGCCTGGTGGTGGTCAACGGCGTACCCGACGTACGGGCCTGCCGGCGCGTGGTGGTGGCGGGCGACCGCATCGAGACGCAGGTGGGGGCACGGCTGCCGGACCTCGCGCCGGAGACGCTTCCCGTGGCGGCGCGGCACGTGGCGGTACCGGTGGTCGTCGTCGGGGCCGGGCCCGCGGGCATGGCGGCGGCGCTGGCGGCGGCCGGGGCCGGGGCGCGGGTGGTGCTGGTGGACGACGGGGAGCGGCCGGGCGGCCAGTACCACCGGCAGCCCGCGGACGGCCCGGCGCGGGGCGCGGCGGTCCGGGCCGTACAGGAGCATCCGCGGATCGAGTGGCTGGCGGGGGCGACGGTTTGGGGGCTGGAGGCGGGGGGTTCGGGTTCGGGGATGGCTGGCCGTGAGGATGGTGGTTCGCGTTCGGGGGCGGCTGGCCGTGAGGACGGCGGTTCGGCTGCGGGGACGGCTGCCGGTCAGGACGGCGGCTGGACCGTTCACGTGCTGCAAGGCCCCGCCGACGCCCCCGCCCGTACGCCGTACACCCTGCACGCTGACGCGCTGGTCCTGTGCACCGGCGCGTACGACCGGGCGCTGCCGTTCCCCGGCTGGGACCTGCCGGGCGTCGTCACGGCGGGCGCGGCGCAGGCGCTCGCCAAGGGGCAGCGGACGGCGATCGGCCGCCGGGTGGTGGTCTCCGGCACCGGGCCGTTCCTGCTGCCGGTCACCTCGTCGCTGCTCAGCGTGGGCACACGCGTCCTAGGCGTATACGAGGCCGGTACGCCCGCCGCCTGGCTGCGCGCGCCCGTCGCCGCGCTCCGGGACGGCGGGGGCAAGTTCCCCGAACTCCTCGCGTACGCCGCCACCCTGGCGCGGCACCGCGTCCCCTACCGGCCCCGCCGGGCCGTCGTCGCCGCCCACGGACGGGACCGCGTCGAGGCGGTGACGGTGGCCCGCCTCGCACCGGACTGGAGCGTCGTGCCCGGTACCGAGCACCGCATCGAGGACGTGGACGCCCTCTGCGTCGGCTACGGCTTCACGCCGCAGCTGGAACTCGCCCTCGCCGCCGGATGCGCGCTGCGCGACGGCGCCTGGGTCGCGGTCGGGCCCGCGCAGCAGACCTCCGTACCCGGCGTGTACGCGGCGGGCGAGCCCACCGGCATCGGCGGCGCGGCGCTCGCGGCGGCCGAAGGCGAGCTGGCGGGGCTGGCGGCGGCACGGTGGGCCGGCGCGCCGTCCGGTACGGCGCGGCGCGCCCCGGCCGTCCGGCGGCGGGTCCTCGCGGGCCGCCGCTTCGCCCGGCTGCTCGCCGCGACCCACCCCGTACGCCCCGGGTGGCGCACCTGGCCCGACGCGGAGACGCTCGTCTGCCGCTGCGAGGAGGTGCCGTACGGGCAGGTGCGTACCGATCTCCTGTCCGCCGACGGCATGCGGACGTTCAAGCTCGCCACCCGCGTCGGGCTGGGCCCCTGCCAGGGCCGGATCTGCGCCCGCAACGCGGCCGGCCTCTGCGGCCCGGACGCCCTGCCCGACCCGCAGACGGCCGACCGCCGTCCGATCGCCCAGCCGGTACGGCTCGCGGACCTGGCCGCGGCGGGGGCGGAAGCGGCAGGTACGGACGCGGCGAGCACCGATGCGGCAGGTACGGGCGCGGCGAGCACCGATGCGGCCGGGCCCGACCCCGTACCCGAGCCTCCCTCCGGCCCCGCACCCACCCAGCCCTGA
- a CDS encoding dihydrodipicolinate synthase family protein: MTDSATPQSRTSLTGVIVATALPYAEDGSAPAGLRPDLDRYADHCRWLVDNGCHGVGPNGSLGEYSSLTDGERRAVARTAVAAVGQDALVVAGVHGAGAHQARYWAELAAEDGADGVLCLPPTLYRANTGEIVRHFEEVAAVGLPVMVYNNPLDTKIDLTPEILREVAAIDGVVAVKEFSGDIRRVLHIKEQAPGLEVVAGADDLVLEALLMGATGWFAGFPNVFPAESVRLYDLALEGRVAEARELYEPLVAAFRWDSRTEFVQAIKRGMDLVGRYGGPCRPPRGPLLPDQRRQLDADMRGAVQALEAWVKAAG; this comes from the coding sequence ATGACGGATTCCGCCACGCCGCAGTCCCGTACGTCCCTGACCGGCGTCATCGTCGCCACCGCCCTCCCGTACGCCGAGGACGGCTCCGCGCCCGCCGGGCTGCGGCCCGACCTCGACCGGTACGCCGACCACTGCCGCTGGCTCGTCGACAACGGCTGTCACGGCGTCGGGCCGAACGGTTCGCTCGGCGAGTACTCCTCCCTCACCGACGGCGAACGGCGCGCCGTGGCCCGTACGGCCGTCGCGGCGGTGGGGCAGGACGCGCTGGTCGTGGCCGGTGTGCACGGGGCCGGTGCGCACCAGGCGCGGTACTGGGCGGAGCTGGCGGCCGAGGACGGCGCGGACGGCGTGCTGTGCCTGCCGCCCACCCTCTACCGCGCCAACACCGGCGAGATCGTGCGGCACTTCGAGGAGGTCGCGGCCGTCGGGCTGCCGGTGATGGTCTACAACAACCCGCTCGACACCAAGATCGACCTCACACCGGAGATCCTGCGGGAGGTCGCTGCGATCGACGGGGTGGTGGCCGTCAAGGAGTTCTCCGGCGACATCCGCCGGGTGCTGCACATCAAGGAGCAGGCCCCCGGCCTGGAGGTGGTCGCGGGCGCCGACGACCTGGTGCTGGAGGCGCTGCTCATGGGCGCCACCGGCTGGTTCGCAGGCTTCCCCAACGTCTTCCCCGCCGAGTCCGTACGCCTCTACGACCTGGCCCTGGAAGGGCGCGTCGCCGAGGCGCGGGAGCTGTACGAGCCGCTGGTCGCCGCGTTCCGCTGGGACTCGCGCACCGAGTTCGTGCAGGCCATCAAGCGTGGGATGGACCTCGTCGGGCGCTACGGAGGGCCCTGCCGGCCGCCGCGCGGACCGCTGCTCCCGGACCAGCGGCGGCAACTGGACGCGGACATGCGCGGCGCCGTCCAGGCGCTGGAGGCCTGGGTGAAAGCGGCCGGGTGA
- a CDS encoding proline racemase family protein has protein sequence MTSEVRGSFTARSVRTFGAVDSHTEGMPTRVITDGVGTIPGATMAERRRYFMEHLDPIRQLLVNEPRGHAAMSGAILQPPTRPDADWGVVYIEVSGCLPMCGHGTIGVATVLVETGLVEVTEPVTTVRLDTPAGLVAARVAVRDGRAEHVTIRNVPSYAHELDAVVKVPGHGEVRYDLAYGGNFYAITPLAALGIPFDAAHLDDIIAAGLAVMAAVDERDRPVHPTDPAISGCHHVQFTAPGTLGPDGSDSRNAMVIHPGWLDRSPCGTGTSARMAQLHARGELPLGRPFVNESLIGTRFRGRLVGTDRVGGRPAVVPTVTGRAWITGTARYVLDPSDPFPRGFVL, from the coding sequence ATGACGTCCGAGGTCCGGGGTTCTTTCACCGCGCGCAGCGTGCGCACCTTCGGCGCCGTGGACTCGCACACCGAGGGCATGCCGACGCGCGTCATCACGGACGGCGTCGGCACCATCCCCGGCGCGACCATGGCCGAACGCCGCCGGTACTTCATGGAGCACCTCGACCCGATCCGCCAACTGCTGGTGAACGAACCGCGCGGGCACGCCGCGATGAGCGGGGCGATCCTGCAACCGCCGACCCGGCCCGACGCGGACTGGGGCGTCGTCTACATCGAGGTCTCCGGCTGTCTGCCGATGTGCGGGCACGGCACGATCGGTGTCGCGACGGTCCTGGTGGAAACGGGCCTGGTGGAGGTCACCGAGCCGGTCACCACCGTACGGCTGGACACCCCGGCCGGGCTGGTCGCGGCCCGGGTCGCGGTGCGCGACGGGCGCGCCGAGCACGTCACGATCCGCAACGTGCCCTCGTACGCGCACGAACTGGACGCCGTGGTGAAGGTGCCGGGCCACGGCGAGGTCCGCTACGACCTGGCGTACGGCGGCAACTTCTACGCGATCACCCCGCTCGCCGCGCTGGGCATCCCGTTCGACGCCGCCCACCTGGACGACATCATCGCGGCGGGCCTGGCCGTGATGGCCGCGGTCGACGAACGGGACCGGCCCGTCCACCCCACCGACCCGGCCATCTCCGGCTGCCACCATGTCCAGTTCACGGCCCCCGGCACGCTGGGCCCGGACGGCTCCGACTCCCGTAACGCCATGGTCATCCACCCCGGCTGGCTCGACCGTTCGCCCTGCGGCACCGGCACCAGCGCCCGCATGGCCCAGCTGCACGCGCGCGGCGAACTCCCCCTCGGCCGGCCCTTCGTCAACGAATCCCTGATCGGCACCCGCTTCCGGGGCCGCCTGGTGGGCACGGACCGGGTCGGCGGGCGGCCCGCCGTCGTGCCGACGGTGACCGGCCGCGCCTGGATCACGGGCACGGCCCGGTACGTCCTCGATCCGTCCGATCCGTTCCCGCGGGGGTTCGTGCTGTAA
- the hutU gene encoding urocanate hydratase: MSGPRPVRAPRGTELSARGWQQEAALRMLQNNLDPEVAEHPDQLVVYGGTGKAARDWRSFDAMVRTLTTLKQDETMLVQSGRPVGVMQTHEWAPRVLIANSNLVGDWANWEEFRRLEALGLTMYGQMTAGSWIYIGTQGILQGTYETFAAVAAKRFNGSLAGTITLTAGLGGMGGAQPLAVTMNGGVAICIDCDPRAIERRIEHRYLDVKADSLQHALQLAVEARDQRKPLSIGLLGNAAELLPRMLADGAPIDIVTDQTSAHDPLSYLPLGIDFADMATYAAEQPADFTRRARESMARHVEAMVGFMDAGAEVFDYGNSIRGEAELAGYKRAFAFPGFVPAYIRPLFAEGKGPFRWAALSGDPKDIAATDRAILDLFPENESLARWIKLAGERVHFQGLPARICWLGYGERDKAGERFNDMVADGTLQAPLAIGRDHLDCGSVASPYRETEAMLDGSDAIADWPLLNAMVNVASGASWVSLHHGGGVGMGRSIHAGQVTVADGTPLAGEKIRRVLTNDPGMGVIRHVDAGYERADEVAAERGVRIPMREGE, encoded by the coding sequence ATGTCAGGACCGCGACCCGTGCGGGCACCGCGCGGTACGGAACTGAGCGCCCGGGGATGGCAGCAGGAAGCCGCGCTGCGCATGCTGCAGAACAACCTCGACCCGGAGGTCGCCGAGCACCCCGACCAGCTCGTCGTCTACGGCGGCACCGGCAAGGCCGCCCGCGACTGGCGCTCCTTCGACGCGATGGTGCGCACGCTCACCACGCTCAAGCAGGACGAGACGATGCTCGTCCAGTCGGGCCGGCCGGTCGGCGTCATGCAGACGCACGAATGGGCGCCGCGGGTGCTGATCGCCAACTCCAACCTGGTGGGCGACTGGGCCAACTGGGAGGAGTTCCGGCGCCTGGAGGCGCTGGGCCTGACCATGTACGGCCAGATGACGGCCGGTTCGTGGATCTACATCGGCACGCAGGGCATCCTCCAGGGCACGTACGAGACGTTCGCCGCCGTCGCCGCGAAGCGGTTCAACGGCTCGCTCGCCGGGACGATCACGCTCACCGCCGGGCTCGGCGGCATGGGCGGCGCCCAGCCGCTCGCCGTCACGATGAACGGCGGCGTCGCGATCTGTATCGACTGCGACCCGCGCGCCATCGAGCGGCGCATCGAGCACCGCTACCTGGACGTCAAGGCCGACAGTCTCCAGCACGCGCTCCAGCTCGCCGTAGAGGCCCGCGACCAGCGCAAGCCGCTGTCCATCGGCCTCCTCGGCAACGCCGCCGAGCTGCTGCCGCGCATGCTCGCCGACGGCGCGCCGATCGACATCGTCACCGACCAGACCTCCGCCCACGACCCGCTGTCGTACCTCCCACTGGGCATCGACTTCGCGGACATGGCCACCTACGCGGCCGAGCAGCCCGCCGACTTCACCCGCCGCGCCCGCGAGTCGATGGCCCGGCACGTCGAGGCCATGGTCGGCTTCATGGACGCCGGGGCCGAGGTCTTCGACTACGGCAACTCCATCCGCGGCGAGGCGGAACTCGCCGGATACAAGCGGGCGTTCGCCTTCCCCGGCTTCGTGCCCGCCTACATCCGGCCGCTGTTCGCCGAGGGCAAGGGCCCGTTCCGCTGGGCAGCGCTGTCCGGCGACCCCAAGGACATCGCCGCCACCGACCGGGCGATCCTCGACCTCTTCCCGGAGAACGAGTCCCTCGCCCGGTGGATCAAGCTGGCCGGCGAGCGGGTGCACTTCCAGGGCCTGCCCGCCCGGATCTGCTGGCTCGGCTACGGCGAGCGCGACAAGGCGGGCGAGCGCTTCAACGACATGGTCGCCGACGGCACCCTCCAGGCCCCGCTGGCCATCGGCCGCGACCACCTGGACTGCGGCTCGGTGGCCTCCCCGTACCGGGAGACCGAGGCGATGCTCGACGGCTCCGACGCCATCGCCGACTGGCCACTGCTGAACGCCATGGTCAACGTCGCCTCCGGCGCCTCGTGGGTGTCCCTGCACCACGGCGGCGGCGTCGGCATGGGCCGCTCCATCCACGCCGGCCAGGTCACGGTCGCCGACGGCACCCCGCTGGCGGGCGAGAAGATCCGCCGCGTCCTGACCAACGACCCCGGCATGGGCGTCATCCGCCACGTCGACGCCGGATACGAGCGCGCCGACGAGGTCGCGGCCGAACGCGGCGTGCGCATCCCGATGCGGGAGGGCGAGTGA
- a CDS encoding allantoate amidohydrolase codes for MWRDLAAIGRHSGTGGYRRYAWTGADADCRAWFADQARARGLAYEVDRNGNQWAWLGAASAADVAAGDAVVTGSHLDSVPDGGAFDGPLGVVSSFAALDELRRRGATPTRPLAVVNFGDEEGARFGLACVGSRLSAGQLTVERARELRDADGTTLPRAMEQAGYDPDAIGPDPDRLSRIGAFVELHVEQGRALDLTGDPVGIASAIWPHGRWRFDFHGEANHAGTTRLADRRDPMLTYAATVLAAREHAELAGALATFGKISVEPNGVNAIPSLVRGWLDSRAADQETLDTVVAAIERAATERAARDGVDVRVTRESFTPVVEFGHALRDELAKILGRAADGRPGGAREVPVLGTGAGHDAGILSATVPTAMLFVRNPTGVSHSPAEHAAEDDCVAGVTALADVLEGLACR; via the coding sequence ATGTGGCGTGACCTTGCCGCCATCGGCCGCCACTCCGGAACCGGCGGCTACCGCCGCTACGCCTGGACCGGCGCGGACGCCGACTGCCGGGCCTGGTTCGCGGACCAGGCCCGCGCCCGCGGACTGGCCTACGAGGTGGACCGCAACGGCAACCAGTGGGCCTGGCTCGGTGCGGCGTCCGCCGCGGACGTGGCCGCCGGCGACGCCGTGGTCACCGGCTCCCACCTGGACTCCGTCCCGGACGGCGGCGCCTTCGACGGGCCGCTCGGCGTCGTGTCCTCCTTCGCCGCGCTCGACGAACTCCGCCGCCGGGGCGCCACGCCCACCAGGCCGCTGGCCGTCGTCAACTTCGGTGACGAGGAGGGCGCCCGCTTCGGCCTGGCCTGCGTCGGCTCCCGGCTCAGCGCCGGACAGCTCACCGTGGAGCGGGCCCGCGAACTGCGGGACGCCGACGGCACGACGCTGCCCCGGGCGATGGAGCAGGCCGGCTACGACCCGGACGCCATCGGCCCGGACCCCGACCGGCTCTCCCGCATCGGCGCGTTCGTCGAGCTGCACGTCGAGCAGGGCAGGGCGCTCGACCTGACCGGCGACCCCGTCGGCATCGCCTCCGCCATCTGGCCGCACGGCCGCTGGCGGTTCGACTTCCACGGCGAGGCCAACCACGCCGGCACCACCCGGCTGGCGGACCGGCGCGACCCGATGCTCACCTACGCGGCGACCGTGCTCGCCGCCCGCGAGCACGCCGAACTGGCCGGTGCGCTGGCGACCTTCGGCAAGATCAGCGTCGAGCCGAACGGCGTGAACGCCATCCCGTCGCTGGTCCGCGGCTGGCTGGACTCCCGCGCCGCCGACCAGGAGACGCTGGACACCGTCGTCGCCGCCATCGAGCGGGCGGCCACCGAGCGCGCCGCGCGCGACGGCGTCGACGTGCGGGTCACCCGGGAATCCTTCACTCCCGTCGTCGAATTCGGGCACGCCCTGCGGGACGAGCTGGCCAAGATCCTCGGCCGGGCGGCGGACGGCCGTCCGGGCGGCGCCCGCGAGGTGCCCGTACTCGGCACCGGCGCCGGACACGACGCGGGTATTTTGTCCGCAACCGTCCCCACCGCCATGCTGTTCGTACGCAACCCCACCGGCGTCTCGCACTCGCCCGCCGAACACGCGGCCGAGGACGACTGCGTCGCCGGGGTGACCGCACTCGCCGACGTACTGGAGGGCCTGGCGTGCAGGTGA